Proteins found in one Bremerella volcania genomic segment:
- a CDS encoding glycine--tRNA ligase, giving the protein MEKLVSLCKRRGFMFQSSEIYGGINGFWDYGPLGVELKRNIKDAWWRDMVTGHDDLAQLPGAPAAYEMTGLDCTIIMHPQVWKCSGHYDLFHDYMVDCRESKKRYRHDQIQGRWVEAKDKKIFATAGSDSESPEADIERQALKFFGMRSKNADELKWDGPLVSLTTVDDFEQVLGPDAKSLGTLTPPREFNLMFKTTIGALGGEADTAFLRPETAQGIFVNFKNVVDSSRVRVPFGIAQVGKSFRNEITPRNFTFRSREFEQMEIEFFCHPDSSQEWYRYWRERRFQWYKDMGLDEGKLILREHDPEELAHYSIGTADIEYAFPFLPEGEYGELEGIAHRGDFDLRSHMEGKLDPSTNPMTVELNEEGKPKHRGSGKDLSYRDDITGERFVPHVVEPSAGADRATLAFLCEAFTEDEAPDDKGNMQTRTVMKLHPRIAPIKAAIFPLVKKDGMPEMAQDIYRSLKKDWNVFYDEKGAVGRRYRRQDEAGTPFCITIDGESMQDQTVTIRHRDTLEQWRVKADDLSGELRKLIG; this is encoded by the coding sequence ATGGAAAAGCTCGTCTCGTTGTGCAAACGGCGAGGCTTCATGTTTCAGTCATCCGAAATCTATGGAGGTATCAATGGATTTTGGGACTACGGCCCGTTGGGCGTCGAGCTGAAACGCAACATCAAGGATGCCTGGTGGCGTGATATGGTCACCGGTCACGATGATCTGGCCCAATTGCCGGGTGCGCCGGCTGCGTACGAGATGACCGGTCTCGACTGCACGATCATCATGCATCCCCAGGTTTGGAAGTGCAGCGGTCACTACGATCTGTTTCACGACTACATGGTCGACTGCCGCGAATCGAAGAAACGCTACCGCCACGACCAGATCCAAGGTCGCTGGGTGGAAGCGAAGGACAAAAAGATCTTCGCCACCGCCGGTAGTGACTCGGAATCGCCTGAAGCCGACATCGAACGTCAGGCACTTAAATTCTTTGGTATGCGTTCCAAGAATGCGGACGAACTGAAGTGGGATGGCCCGTTGGTTTCGCTCACGACCGTCGACGACTTCGAGCAGGTGCTCGGTCCCGATGCAAAGAGCCTGGGCACGCTGACTCCGCCGCGCGAGTTCAACCTGATGTTCAAGACGACGATCGGCGCCCTAGGTGGCGAGGCCGATACGGCGTTCCTGCGCCCTGAAACGGCTCAGGGGATTTTCGTGAACTTCAAGAACGTGGTCGACAGCAGCCGCGTACGCGTTCCCTTTGGTATCGCCCAGGTCGGTAAGAGTTTCCGCAACGAGATCACGCCGCGTAACTTCACGTTCCGCTCGCGTGAATTCGAGCAGATGGAAATCGAGTTCTTCTGCCACCCAGACTCGTCGCAAGAATGGTACCGCTACTGGCGCGAGCGTCGCTTCCAGTGGTACAAGGACATGGGCCTGGACGAAGGCAAGCTGATTCTCCGCGAACACGATCCGGAAGAACTGGCTCACTACTCGATCGGTACGGCCGACATCGAATATGCGTTCCCATTCCTGCCGGAAGGGGAGTATGGCGAGTTGGAAGGGATTGCCCACCGGGGCGACTTCGACTTGCGCAGTCACATGGAAGGGAAGCTCGATCCAAGCACTAACCCGATGACCGTCGAGTTAAACGAAGAAGGGAAGCCCAAGCATCGTGGTAGCGGCAAGGACTTGTCGTACCGAGATGACATCACCGGCGAACGCTTCGTGCCGCACGTGGTCGAGCCATCGGCAGGTGCGGACCGCGCGACGCTGGCCTTCTTGTGCGAAGCATTCACCGAAGATGAAGCTCCCGATGACAAGGGGAACATGCAGACGCGAACGGTGATGAAACTTCACCCGCGGATCGCCCCGATCAAAGCGGCCATCTTCCCACTGGTGAAGAAGGACGGCATGCCGGAGATGGCACAGGACATCTACCGCTCGCTCAAGAAGGACTGGAATGTCTTCTACGACGAAAAGGGAGCCGTCGGACGCCGCTATCGTCGCCAAGACGAAGCAGGTACCCCGTTCTGCATCACCATCGACGGCGAAAGCATGCAGGATCAAACGGTCACCATCCGCCATCGCGACACGCTGGAACAATGGCGCGTCAAAGCAGATGACCTGAGCGGCGAACTACGAAAGCTGATCGGCTAA
- a CDS encoding sensor domain-containing diguanylate cyclase/phosphohydrolase, with amino-acid sequence MAMEPPTNSGSYDPTDESLGAVDDPIHTISNLIAWANEPSEETADEEFGEADNQLIQVSLGIASGLFYSLQAKHFPTASHSLRVAKLCSQWAATLDLEAYQRDQLEVAALLHDIGKVGVPDYVLACPGKLAAEEQQLMDRSQDIGLEILSACCDGEEIVDLIRYNYAWFDGSKGNSNVKGKDLPIEARMLAIVDAFDSMTVDQIFRRARSKERAFAELLSFAGTQFDPDLVSNFCEMLSHPLPSSSQATRHWLKVLSPEQANRHWRVNQNGANPSKLRSLAPFQESIVRHIHDAVIFIDINQQILGWNQAAERLTGLTRDAVEGHLWTSEMLGLADHQGRKFTHENDPVRVAVSGGTQGMHRLSIRNAGGKFVTVTAHIVPVVGEDGKSLGTTIQMHDTSGVESLEEQIQSLHYKATRDPLTGLVNRAEMDRGLIDMVERHTTSGRSCSVIMCDIDFFKKINDTYGHQAGDEALISFANQLQTNARSADICARYGGEEFVILCPSCNNEEAAMLAEKIRSEVAATPQKALGGKCMSASFGVTEIQRGDTADSILNRADRALLQSKEMGRNIVTQIGSGMKEPAIGDRRSWFARMFTPVEPEVLLKRAMKTKVPLNLAAEKIRGFVADHRAEVLKVTEESIKIMVDGESLPLQRRMADRAVPLIIELKFSPILGENGGQHTKVQISIAPRRNRDRRKRDAIERARHLLASLQSYMVAYEFVDTTVASEEVEASWWNKLWGGSRKGESH; translated from the coding sequence ATGGCGATGGAACCTCCTACTAACTCAGGTTCATACGACCCTACGGACGAATCACTCGGCGCCGTAGATGATCCGATTCACACTATTTCGAATCTCATTGCCTGGGCCAACGAGCCGTCGGAAGAGACGGCTGATGAAGAATTTGGGGAAGCAGACAATCAACTCATTCAAGTGAGCCTGGGGATCGCATCGGGCCTGTTCTACTCGCTGCAAGCAAAGCACTTTCCAACCGCTTCTCACTCGCTACGCGTCGCCAAGTTGTGTTCTCAATGGGCTGCAACACTCGACCTGGAAGCCTACCAGCGCGACCAACTGGAAGTCGCCGCTCTGCTGCACGACATCGGCAAGGTGGGCGTGCCCGACTACGTACTGGCCTGCCCCGGCAAGCTGGCCGCCGAAGAACAGCAATTGATGGATCGCAGCCAGGACATTGGCCTGGAGATTCTATCTGCCTGCTGCGACGGCGAAGAGATCGTCGATCTGATCCGCTACAACTACGCCTGGTTTGACGGCTCCAAAGGCAACTCGAACGTCAAGGGAAAAGATCTTCCGATTGAAGCACGCATGCTGGCCATCGTGGATGCGTTCGACTCGATGACGGTCGATCAGATCTTCCGCCGTGCCCGCTCGAAAGAACGGGCATTCGCCGAGTTACTCTCGTTTGCCGGTACCCAGTTCGATCCGGACCTGGTGAGTAACTTTTGCGAAATGTTGTCACATCCATTGCCATCAAGCAGTCAAGCAACACGCCACTGGCTCAAGGTTCTATCCCCGGAACAAGCCAACAGACATTGGCGAGTGAATCAGAATGGCGCCAATCCGTCGAAGTTGCGTTCGCTGGCACCGTTCCAGGAAAGCATCGTTCGCCACATCCACGACGCGGTCATTTTCATTGATATCAATCAGCAGATCCTCGGTTGGAATCAAGCCGCCGAGCGTCTCACCGGTTTGACGCGCGACGCCGTCGAAGGGCACCTCTGGACGTCCGAGATGCTAGGCCTGGCCGACCACCAAGGCCGCAAGTTCACCCATGAAAACGACCCTGTGCGCGTGGCTGTCTCTGGCGGCACCCAGGGCATGCATCGCCTGTCGATTCGTAACGCCGGCGGCAAGTTCGTGACCGTCACGGCACACATCGTTCCGGTGGTAGGTGAAGACGGCAAGAGCCTGGGCACGACCATCCAAATGCACGACACCTCCGGCGTTGAGTCGCTGGAAGAACAGATTCAATCGCTGCACTACAAAGCGACCCGCGACCCACTGACCGGGTTGGTCAACCGCGCCGAGATGGACCGCGGCCTGATCGACATGGTCGAGCGTCATACGACCTCTGGCCGATCGTGCAGCGTGATCATGTGCGACATCGACTTCTTCAAGAAGATCAACGATACGTACGGACATCAGGCCGGCGACGAAGCATTAATCTCTTTCGCCAATCAACTTCAGACGAACGCCCGCTCGGCGGATATTTGTGCTCGCTATGGCGGTGAAGAGTTCGTAATCCTTTGCCCCAGCTGCAACAACGAAGAAGCCGCGATGCTGGCCGAAAAGATCCGCAGCGAAGTGGCCGCAACGCCACAGAAGGCACTGGGTGGCAAATGCATGTCGGCCAGCTTCGGCGTGACCGAAATCCAACGCGGCGACACGGCCGACTCGATCTTGAACCGTGCCGACCGAGCCCTGCTGCAATCGAAAGAAATGGGTCGCAACATCGTTACCCAGATCGGCAGCGGAATGAAAGAACCGGCGATCGGCGATCGGCGCAGCTGGTTCGCCCGGATGTTTACACCGGTCGAACCTGAGGTGCTGCTCAAGCGGGCCATGAAGACCAAGGTACCGCTGAACCTGGCCGCGGAAAAGATCCGAGGCTTCGTCGCCGACCACCGTGCCGAAGTGCTGAAAGTGACCGAAGAGTCGATCAAGATCATGGTCGACGGCGAGTCACTGCCGCTTCAACGTCGGATGGCAGACCGTGCGGTTCCGCTGATCATCGAACTCAAGTTCAGCCCCATTCTTGGTGAAAATGGCGGGCAACATACCAAGGTTCAGATTTCCATCGCCCCACGCCGCAATCGCGACCGACGCAAACGGGACGCGATCGAACGAGCCCGCCACTTGCTGGCGAGCCTGCAGTCGTACATGGTGGCCTACGAATTCGTTGACACCACCGTCGCCTCGGAAGAAGTCGAGGCATCGTGGTGGAACAAGCTGTGGGGCGGATCACGCAAAGGGGAATCTCATTAG
- a CDS encoding fumarylacetoacetate hydrolase family protein: protein MRLISYQSETGPRTAVARGEGYVDLHQADPLLPTQMKHLLPMLSMHHDAILEAAEEGRLIDPAKLRLLPPVVEPQKILCIGLNYADHAAETGATVGDEPVVFNKFPTCLRADGQPIELPAVSKEVDYEAELVVVIGRAGKNIAKQDAMSHVAGYAVGHDVSARDWQKGKPGKQWLLGKSFDSFAPLGPELITADEIEDPHNLRIQCRLNGETMQDSSTSQLIFRIDFLISYLSQVCTLMPGDLIYTGTPPGVGMARNPPVFLKAGDRVEVEIEKLGVLTNPVIDAK, encoded by the coding sequence ATGAGATTGATCAGCTACCAAAGTGAAACCGGCCCACGCACCGCCGTGGCTCGTGGCGAAGGCTATGTCGACTTGCACCAGGCCGACCCGTTATTGCCAACCCAGATGAAACACCTGCTGCCGATGCTGTCCATGCATCACGATGCCATTCTGGAAGCCGCCGAAGAGGGGCGGCTGATCGATCCTGCCAAGCTGCGCCTGCTTCCTCCCGTGGTGGAACCGCAAAAGATCCTGTGCATCGGTTTGAACTACGCCGACCATGCTGCCGAGACCGGGGCAACCGTCGGTGATGAACCCGTCGTCTTCAATAAATTCCCAACGTGTTTGCGTGCCGACGGCCAGCCGATCGAACTCCCCGCGGTAAGCAAGGAGGTCGACTACGAAGCGGAACTGGTCGTCGTGATCGGCCGTGCTGGCAAGAACATCGCCAAGCAAGATGCGATGAGCCACGTCGCTGGCTACGCCGTGGGGCACGATGTGTCCGCGCGCGATTGGCAAAAAGGGAAGCCTGGCAAGCAGTGGCTGCTTGGTAAGTCGTTTGATAGCTTCGCCCCACTCGGTCCTGAACTGATCACCGCGGACGAAATCGAAGATCCGCACAATTTGCGGATCCAATGCCGACTCAACGGCGAGACGATGCAAGACTCGTCGACCAGCCAATTGATCTTCCGCATCGACTTTCTGATCTCTTACCTTTCCCAGGTATGCACCCTGATGCCGGGTGATTTGATCTACACGGGAACGCCGCCAGGCGTGGGCATGGCTCGCAATCCGCCGGTCTTCTTAAAAGCCGGCGACCGGGTCGAAGTCGAGATCGAAAAGCTGGGCGTGCTCACCAATCCGGTGATCGACGCGAAGTAG
- the gltX gene encoding glutamate--tRNA ligase, whose translation MAPVRTRFAPSPTGYLHIGGVRSALFNWLFARKHGGQFILRIDDTDQQRNVDEALQPILDGFRWLGIDWDEGPEVGGPHEPYYQSQRSEKYKAAAQKLIESGFAYYDYSTPEEINAERDLAHFEKKPFQYSRKWMATTPEERARFEAEGRSFVVRLKMPREGNCEFTDAVRGDVSFEWAKENDHVIQRSDRSCLYHLASVVDDHDLQISHVIRAEEHLPNTPRQIFIAQSLGYELPVYAHLPYVAEPGSKNKLSKRKLEKYLKNPDFKRINEHGQEIAHRMGIEMSAETFNPVIVDFYELTGYLPSAILNYLVLLGWSLDDKTEDFTVDEMIEHFSLQRVTKAPASFDAKKLWAFQDRHLQKLSVEEKAAGMMPFLVKAGLVADASAAGEKEKLEKIVAACGDRLKVMGDILSYADYFYVADDKMEMDEKGFQKRLSSPESQAILATFRNHLSDVEDWTVEHLDKEMHAFIDEADVKIGDIIHGVRLSVTGKTVGPGMFDCLAILGKESCLKRMDATLKLAQEKFPPESE comes from the coding sequence ATGGCACCAGTTCGTACTCGCTTCGCCCCCAGTCCGACCGGTTATTTGCACATCGGTGGTGTTCGCTCCGCACTTTTCAACTGGCTGTTTGCCCGCAAGCATGGCGGTCAGTTCATCCTGCGGATCGATGATACGGACCAACAACGCAACGTCGACGAGGCCTTGCAGCCGATCCTCGATGGCTTTCGTTGGCTGGGTATCGATTGGGACGAAGGCCCCGAGGTCGGCGGCCCGCACGAGCCCTATTACCAGTCGCAAAGGTCTGAAAAATACAAAGCTGCCGCGCAGAAGCTGATTGAAAGCGGTTTCGCCTATTACGACTACTCGACCCCCGAAGAGATCAACGCCGAACGCGATCTGGCACACTTTGAAAAGAAGCCGTTCCAGTACAGTCGTAAGTGGATGGCGACCACGCCTGAGGAGCGAGCCAGGTTCGAGGCTGAAGGCCGCAGCTTCGTCGTCCGCCTAAAGATGCCTCGCGAAGGCAACTGTGAATTCACCGACGCGGTGCGCGGCGACGTCTCGTTCGAATGGGCCAAAGAGAACGATCACGTCATCCAGCGAAGCGATCGTTCCTGCTTGTATCACCTGGCCAGCGTGGTCGACGATCACGACTTGCAGATCTCGCACGTGATTCGAGCCGAAGAGCACTTGCCCAACACGCCGCGGCAGATCTTCATCGCGCAGTCGTTGGGGTATGAGTTGCCGGTGTATGCTCACCTTCCGTATGTGGCCGAGCCAGGCAGCAAGAACAAGCTGAGCAAGCGGAAGCTCGAGAAGTATCTGAAGAACCCCGACTTCAAACGGATCAACGAACATGGTCAAGAGATCGCCCATCGCATGGGGATCGAGATGTCGGCCGAAACGTTCAACCCGGTGATCGTCGACTTCTACGAACTGACCGGCTATTTGCCATCGGCCATCTTGAACTACCTGGTGCTTCTGGGCTGGTCGTTGGACGACAAGACCGAAGACTTCACGGTCGACGAAATGATCGAACACTTCAGCTTGCAGCGCGTCACCAAGGCCCCCGCCAGCTTCGATGCCAAGAAACTGTGGGCTTTCCAGGATCGCCATCTGCAGAAGCTGTCGGTCGAAGAGAAAGCCGCCGGCATGATGCCGTTTCTCGTGAAAGCCGGCCTGGTTGCCGACGCCAGCGCCGCTGGCGAGAAGGAAAAGCTGGAGAAGATCGTCGCGGCCTGTGGCGATCGTTTGAAGGTGATGGGGGATATCCTTTCCTACGCCGACTACTTCTACGTCGCTGACGACAAAATGGAGATGGACGAGAAAGGCTTCCAGAAGCGGCTTTCCAGCCCCGAATCGCAAGCCATCCTGGCGACCTTCCGCAATCATCTTTCCGACGTCGAAGATTGGACCGTCGAGCATCTCGACAAAGAGATGCACGCGTTCATCGATGAGGCGGACGTCAAGATCGGCGATATCATTCACGGCGTTCGCCTGAGCGTGACCGGCAAGACGGTTGGCCCTGGCATGTTTGATTGCCTGGCCATCTTGGGCAAAGAGTCTTGCTTGAAGCGTATGGACGCGACGTTGAAATTAGCCCAGGAAAAGTTTCCACCTGAATCTGAATAG
- a CDS encoding class I SAM-dependent rRNA methyltransferase gives MSDETSDASASSIPIVKLRPRKAQPFFGRHPWVRDSGIDKVIGKVQDGDVVQLHSDKDRFIAYGLINRNSHLRVRLYSWDQEQPLADEFWRGRLERAILMRREMGLLQDDTGCRLVYSEADGLSGLIVENFAGHLMIQVTSLGMYRRIESIAAILTDLLQPKSISLRGEAGILKLEGLEVESRMLVGELPGEPIEIVENDLRYEVDLSEGQKTGFYLDQRDNRRVAASYLPHNAKVLDMFCYSGGFAMNAARHGGAASVHGVDGSGPAVSAAQRNVERNQLNNVSFEKADCFDYLKARVDAGDKYDAIILDPPKFTKSRRTIDEALRAYFHINRHATQLLRPGGILVTCSCSGNVSRDEFLMMLLGVSQKTGRDLRLLEQRGAAPDHPVSATCLENEYLKCFIASVS, from the coding sequence ATGTCCGATGAAACAAGCGATGCGTCTGCGTCCTCCATTCCGATCGTGAAGCTCCGCCCCCGCAAGGCTCAGCCGTTCTTCGGGCGGCATCCCTGGGTGCGCGACAGCGGCATCGATAAAGTGATCGGCAAGGTGCAAGATGGCGATGTGGTCCAACTGCACAGCGACAAGGACCGCTTCATCGCGTATGGCCTGATCAATCGCAACAGCCACCTCCGCGTGCGGTTGTACTCGTGGGACCAAGAGCAGCCGCTGGCAGACGAGTTCTGGCGTGGGCGTCTCGAGCGAGCCATCTTGATGCGCCGTGAAATGGGGCTGCTGCAAGATGACACCGGCTGCCGACTCGTCTACAGCGAAGCCGACGGGCTCAGCGGTCTGATCGTCGAGAACTTCGCTGGGCATCTGATGATCCAGGTCACCTCACTCGGGATGTACCGCCGCATCGAAAGCATCGCGGCGATCCTGACCGATCTGCTTCAGCCGAAAAGCATCTCCTTACGCGGGGAAGCTGGCATCTTGAAGCTGGAAGGCCTGGAGGTCGAATCTCGAATGCTGGTCGGCGAGTTGCCAGGCGAACCGATCGAGATCGTCGAGAACGACTTGCGCTACGAGGTCGATCTGTCCGAGGGACAGAAGACCGGGTTCTATCTCGACCAGCGCGACAACCGGCGTGTAGCGGCGAGTTACTTGCCCCACAATGCCAAAGTGCTGGATATGTTCTGCTATAGTGGCGGCTTCGCCATGAATGCGGCCCGGCATGGCGGCGCGGCGTCAGTGCATGGAGTCGATGGAAGTGGCCCGGCAGTTTCCGCGGCCCAGCGAAATGTCGAGCGTAACCAGTTAAACAACGTCTCGTTCGAGAAAGCCGATTGCTTCGACTACTTGAAGGCCCGCGTCGATGCCGGCGACAAGTACGACGCGATCATTCTCGACCCGCCCAAGTTCACCAAGTCTCGTCGCACGATCGACGAAGCCTTGCGGGCCTACTTCCACATCAATCGACATGCCACGCAGCTACTGCGGCCCGGCGGCATCCTGGTGACTTGCAGCTGTAGTGGCAACGTGAGCCGCGATGAGTTTCTGATGATGCTCTTGGGCGTGTCGCAGAAGACGGGACGTGATCTGCGTTTATTGGAGCAGCGCGGGGCAGCCCCGGATCATCCGGTTAGCGCCACGTGTCTGGAAAATGAATACTTGAAGTGTTTCATTGCCAGCGTCAGTTAG
- a CDS encoding isoaspartyl peptidase/L-asparaginase has protein sequence MKVIASHNGLEATRLAWQKLQENCPLIDACVDGVSLVEDDPEELTVGYGGLPDEQGNVSLDAAVMDGQSHRGGSIIGLTGVRHVSKVALRLMRESRRVMLHGEGADAFARACGFPMEDLLTEKARKLWRLWKRTYQANKEWLPAPADEETEQLMKILTYYYRHPAGTVHTAGQDQHGNLACVTSTSGHCFKTKGRVGDSPIFGAGLYVDNEHGTCGSIGHGEANLLNCSSFLAVQLMGQGMSPQEAGMATLEHAAKHAPPFELDTLGRPNFNLQLYLLAKDGTHAGVCLRGDWKIAVTDDAGSRLEACQVMFPSDER, from the coding sequence ATGAAAGTGATTGCCTCGCACAACGGTTTGGAAGCCACCCGACTCGCCTGGCAGAAGCTGCAGGAAAACTGCCCTCTGATTGATGCGTGCGTCGACGGCGTAAGCCTGGTCGAGGATGACCCAGAAGAACTGACCGTCGGCTACGGCGGGCTCCCAGACGAACAGGGAAACGTCAGTCTCGACGCGGCCGTGATGGATGGACAATCGCACCGCGGTGGTTCGATTATCGGCCTAACCGGCGTTCGTCACGTCTCCAAGGTGGCTTTGCGCCTCATGCGAGAATCTCGTCGCGTGATGCTGCACGGCGAAGGAGCCGATGCGTTCGCTCGTGCCTGCGGCTTTCCGATGGAAGATCTGTTGACTGAGAAAGCACGCAAACTGTGGCGACTGTGGAAGAGAACGTATCAAGCCAATAAAGAGTGGCTGCCGGCCCCGGCGGATGAAGAAACCGAGCAGCTCATGAAGATCTTAACATACTACTATCGTCACCCGGCCGGAACGGTCCACACGGCCGGGCAAGACCAGCACGGCAATTTGGCCTGCGTCACCTCCACCAGTGGACATTGCTTCAAAACGAAAGGTCGCGTGGGGGATTCTCCTATCTTCGGAGCAGGTCTGTACGTCGACAACGAGCACGGCACCTGTGGAAGCATTGGCCACGGCGAAGCGAACCTGCTCAACTGCAGCAGCTTTCTCGCGGTGCAATTGATGGGGCAGGGGATGTCGCCCCAGGAAGCCGGCATGGCGACCTTAGAGCACGCCGCAAAGCATGCTCCGCCGTTCGAGTTAGACACCCTCGGCCGACCCAACTTCAACCTGCAGCTTTACCTGTTGGCCAAAGACGGAACCCATGCCGGGGTTTGCCTGCGAGGAGACTGGAAGATCGCCGTCACCGACGACGCAGGTTCTCGGCTAGAGGCTTGCCAGGTGATGTTTCCCAGCGATGAACGCTAA
- a CDS encoding DUF1559 domain-containing protein produces the protein MRKSHAFTLVELLVVIAIIGVLIALLLPAVQQAREAARRMQCTNGEKQIILAMHNYESSFKLFPTGRLGCDGACNPTNGPGTSGFVLLLPFLEENNLYELFAPYGPDNAFPGNLPSSTLSQRPDVFVCPSSTMPETVNSGSKDWATSSYALVSGHYGPSQGIGSKVKWENSGMFVYRDSFGVQDATDGLSNVMFVGEVIDGHLSNHINRWTTAGRHLDSLRSTENPVNTPPGQGVTTSPYGEALNGAFGSRHPGGGNFAFGDGSVHFIPETINLTVYKRLGQRASGQTKAFN, from the coding sequence ATGCGCAAGAGTCATGCCTTCACGTTGGTCGAGTTGCTTGTTGTTATCGCCATTATCGGCGTGCTGATCGCTTTGCTTTTGCCTGCCGTCCAGCAGGCACGTGAGGCAGCCCGCCGTATGCAATGCACCAACGGCGAGAAACAAATCATTTTGGCGATGCACAACTACGAATCGAGCTTCAAGTTGTTCCCCACGGGGCGTCTTGGTTGTGACGGTGCCTGCAACCCAACCAATGGCCCTGGTACTAGCGGATTCGTGCTGCTGCTTCCGTTCCTGGAAGAAAACAACCTGTACGAGTTATTCGCACCGTACGGCCCAGACAACGCCTTCCCGGGCAATCTCCCATCCTCCACTTTGTCGCAGCGTCCCGATGTGTTCGTCTGCCCCAGCAGCACCATGCCGGAAACGGTGAACTCGGGTAGCAAGGATTGGGCGACCAGTTCCTACGCACTGGTCTCGGGGCACTATGGTCCTTCGCAGGGGATTGGCTCAAAAGTGAAGTGGGAAAACTCCGGCATGTTCGTCTATCGTGATTCGTTTGGCGTTCAAGACGCGACCGATGGACTGTCGAACGTCATGTTCGTGGGTGAAGTGATTGACGGGCATCTCTCCAATCACATCAATCGCTGGACCACCGCCGGCCGTCACTTGGACTCGCTGCGATCGACGGAAAACCCCGTCAATACACCGCCAGGGCAAGGCGTCACGACGTCCCCCTACGGCGAGGCGCTCAACGGGGCGTTCGGCAGTCGGCATCCAGGCGGAGGGAATTTTGCCTTTGGTGATGGTTCGGTCCACTTCATTCCTGAAACGATCAACCTGACCGTCTACAAGCGTCTCGGGCAACGTGCTTCCGGACAGACCAAGGCGTTTAATTAG